In Apium graveolens cultivar Ventura unplaced genomic scaffold, ASM990537v1 ctg993, whole genome shotgun sequence, the following are encoded in one genomic region:
- the LOC141705779 gene encoding heterogeneous nuclear ribonucleoprotein 1-like, whose translation MDEETEQFKVFVGGVSWMTTEESLREHFEKFGAVARVAIARDRFSGTPRGFAFVSFTEQSAFESALVVEHHHILGRTVDVKRAIPRSEQSQMESQQNRGLNRNGRSNIDGRNSEHLRTRKIFVGGLSANLTEEEFRNYFEQFGEISDVVVMHDSLTQRPRGFGFITFDSEESVENVMRTSFHELGGKQVEVKRAVPKEVTNNRYYGNGGSGRIHNGLQPYGFSPRHDHFHGHEHIPQYGAHPGYGGFFGYPYGVYGVGFPPGYPGFGYGMAPFVPTSSWNGPGMPGVRGYPYAGAANMYPPYPNGGVAGRGLTVNRVDDAQVSVDRKSPSSDGGNGLLAN comes from the exons ATGGACGAAGAAACCGAGCAATTCAAAGTGTTCGTAGGTGGGGTTTCATGGATGACGACTGAAGAGTCATTACGCGAGCACTTTGAGAAGTTTGGGGCTGTTGCGCGTGTTGCAATTGCGCGAGATCGTTTCAGTGGGACGCCTAGAGGCTTCGCTTTTGTCTCGTTTACGGAGCAGTCGGCGTTTGAGAGTGCTCTTGTTGTTGAACATCATCACATTCTTGGTCGAACG GTGGATGTAAAGAGAGCAATACCTAGGAGTGAACAATCCCAAATGGAATCACAGCAGAATAGAGGACTGAATAGGAATGGTAGAAGTAATATTGATGGTAGGAACAGTGAACATCTTAGGACAAGGAAGATTTTTGTAGGCGGTTTATCAGCTAATCTTACTGAGGAAGAGTTCAGAAATTATTTTGAGCAGTTTGGTGAGATCAGCGATGTTGTGGTGATGCATGATAGTCTTACTCAACGGCCTAGAGGTTTTGGTTTTATCACTTTCGATTCTGAGGAGTCTGTTGAGAAtgtgatgaggacaagctttcACGAATTAGGAGGTAAGCAAGTGGAGGTGAAGAGGGCTGTGCCAAAAGAGGTAACTAACAATAGATATTATGGGAACGGAGGGAGTGGGAGAATTCATAATGGATTGCAGCCTTATGGTTTTAGTCCTAGGCATGACCACTTTCATGGTCATGAACACATTCCACAATATGGAGCTCATCCGGGATATGGTGGCTTTTTTGGCTATCCGTATGGTGTTTATGGTGTTGGTTTTCCGCCAGGGTATCCCGGTTTTGGCTATGGGATGGCTCCGTTTGTACCTACGAGCTCATGGAACGGTCCTGGTATGCCAGGTGTTAGAGGTTATCCTTATGCGGGAGCTGCAAATATGTACCCGCCTTACCCAAATGGTGGAGTTGCAGGAAGGGGTCTGACTGTGAATCGTGTCGATGATGCACAAGTGTCGGTTGATAGGAAGTCTCCGAGTTCTGATGGTGGAAATGGCCTGCTTGCAAACTAA